The following proteins come from a genomic window of Vallitaleaceae bacterium 9-2:
- a CDS encoding HD domain-containing phosphohydrolase: MRLVPIGSIKEGSLLAKSIYDEEGRVLLNHGIELTESLIDKLKVNQVYAVHIADDYSVGEIKDVIRPELRHLAVKEIKTVFEAIRKEVERTIQTLKSEQAQMNRRLRLMVDQKYFQSIEQIINEMMGDIIHNKDVMVGLVDIKNMQSFVYQHSIQVTVLSILIGISMKMDEKMLKDLAIGAMMHDIGLAFIDKELIHYRTDFSEEQKESYRRHCKLGNDFLKENTMLSVGSRMGVLEHHECNDGSGYPLGIREEQIHINARIIHVANVYDKMTSGHLGKVVPPNEAIEYIMGNAGNGRIFDFEIANLFVRRIVPFPMGTLVLLSNSQKAVVTGYNADNPLRPIVKIIEKGKRVEDLQQLNLINADTLNITIKKIIYEI; encoded by the coding sequence ATGCGACTAGTGCCTATTGGCTCAATAAAAGAAGGATCGCTATTAGCGAAAAGTATTTACGATGAGGAAGGACGTGTTTTATTAAATCATGGCATTGAGCTGACCGAGTCGTTGATTGATAAACTGAAAGTGAACCAAGTATATGCGGTGCATATCGCAGACGATTATAGTGTTGGAGAAATTAAAGATGTCATACGACCAGAACTTCGTCATTTGGCAGTAAAAGAAATAAAAACTGTTTTTGAAGCGATTCGTAAAGAAGTTGAAAGAACCATTCAAACCCTTAAATCTGAACAGGCGCAAATGAATCGACGCCTTCGCCTGATGGTTGACCAAAAGTATTTTCAAAGCATAGAGCAGATCATCAATGAGATGATGGGTGACATTATACATAACAAAGATGTAATGGTGGGGCTTGTAGATATAAAGAACATGCAGTCATTTGTATATCAGCACTCCATTCAAGTAACTGTTTTGTCCATTCTGATTGGAATATCAATGAAAATGGATGAAAAGATGCTTAAAGATTTGGCAATTGGTGCCATGATGCATGATATTGGACTTGCTTTTATTGATAAAGAACTCATTCACTATCGAACGGACTTTTCAGAAGAACAAAAAGAAAGTTATCGACGCCACTGTAAACTGGGTAATGATTTTTTAAAGGAAAATACGATGCTAAGTGTTGGTTCGCGAATGGGTGTCTTAGAACATCATGAATGTAACGATGGTAGTGGATATCCTTTAGGTATACGAGAAGAGCAGATTCATATTAATGCACGAATTATTCATGTAGCCAATGTATATGATAAAATGACATCCGGACACCTAGGAAAAGTTGTTCCCCCAAACGAAGCTATTGAATACATTATGGGGAATGCGGGAAATGGGCGGATTTTTGATTTTGAGATTGCCAATCTTTTTGTTCGACGCATTGTTCCTTTCCCTATGGGAACATTGGTTTTACTCTCTAATAGTCAAAAAGCTGTGGTCACAGGATATAATGCAGATAATCCTTTGCGACCCATTGTAAAAATTATTGAAAAAGGAAAGCGTGTTGAAGATTTGCAACAATTGAACTTGATAAATGCAGATACGCTAAATATAACCATCAAAAAAATTATATACGAAATTTAA
- a CDS encoding citrate/2-methylcitrate synthase — MKDYSDLIAKWSGLAQEADVIDQGLYGRYEVKRGLRELSGKGVLAGLTRIGEVHSYIIDEGETVPQPGQLIYRGIDIDDLVNGFRKDQRLGFEETAYLLLMGDLPSKAELDKFSEVIGEYRILPEGFIRDMIMGLPSKDMMNVLARSVLALYTFDDNPDDISIDNIIKQSLRLISTMPLLAVYGYQSCQYYQGKSSLVIHSPRTDLSTAENILYMLRHNNEYTPLEAQLLDLALVLHAEHGGGNNSSFTTHVVTSSGTDTYSTIAAAIGSLKGPRHGGANIKVADMLEDLKTEVADWEDDAQISDYIERLLEKKAFDKQGLVYGIGHAVYSLSDPRAVIFKEYVEALAKEKGLTDEFNLYSRVEGLAPKIISEKKKMYKGVSANVDFYSGFVYRMLGIPRELYTPLFAISRTVGWCAHRIEELNNGSKIIRPAYRSVAKRREYTPLDER; from the coding sequence ATGAAAGATTATTCAGACTTAATTGCAAAATGGAGTGGGCTTGCACAAGAAGCTGATGTGATTGATCAAGGATTATATGGGCGCTATGAAGTAAAAAGAGGTTTGCGAGAATTATCAGGCAAGGGCGTTCTTGCAGGGTTAACTCGTATTGGTGAAGTTCACTCGTACATTATTGATGAAGGTGAAACTGTGCCCCAACCGGGACAGTTGATTTATCGTGGAATTGATATTGATGATTTGGTTAACGGATTCCGAAAGGACCAAAGATTAGGTTTTGAAGAAACAGCATACTTGCTTTTGATGGGAGATCTTCCTTCGAAGGCGGAGTTGGATAAATTTTCTGAAGTCATTGGTGAATATCGTATATTACCGGAAGGTTTTATTCGTGACATGATTATGGGATTGCCAAGTAAAGATATGATGAATGTATTGGCACGAAGTGTTCTTGCATTATATACATTTGATGACAATCCAGATGACATTAGTATTGATAATATTATTAAGCAATCATTGCGCTTGATATCTACAATGCCGTTATTAGCTGTATATGGATATCAATCATGCCAGTATTATCAAGGAAAAAGTAGTTTGGTTATTCATTCGCCGAGAACGGATTTGAGTACGGCTGAGAATATCTTGTATATGCTTAGACATAATAATGAATACACACCCCTAGAAGCACAACTTTTAGACTTAGCACTTGTACTCCATGCGGAGCACGGTGGAGGTAATAACTCGAGCTTTACAACCCATGTAGTCACATCGTCAGGAACAGACACCTATTCAACCATAGCGGCAGCGATAGGCTCATTAAAAGGACCAAGACATGGAGGCGCTAATATTAAGGTGGCTGATATGTTAGAAGACCTTAAAACAGAAGTTGCAGATTGGGAAGATGATGCACAGATATCAGACTACATTGAACGTTTATTAGAAAAGAAAGCGTTTGATAAGCAGGGATTGGTATATGGAATTGGACATGCGGTATATTCTTTGTCTGACCCAAGAGCGGTTATTTTTAAAGAGTACGTGGAAGCGTTGGCAAAAGAAAAAGGCTTAACGGATGAATTTAATCTATATAGTCGAGTGGAAGGTCTTGCTCCCAAGATTATCAGTGAGAAAAAGAAAATGTACAAAGGCGTTAGTGCCAATGTAGACTTTTATTCAGGGTTTGTATATCGAATGTTGGGAATTCCGAGAGAATTGTACACACCGCTGTTTGCCATTTCTAGAACTGTGGGCTGGTGTGCACATCGGATTGAAGAACTGAATAATGGAAGTAAAATTATTCGACCTGCATATCGATCTGTCGCAAAGAGACGAGAATATACTCCTTTGGATGAACGATAG
- a CDS encoding lysylphosphatidylglycerol synthase transmembrane domain-containing protein: MKHVLNKKRIIPVVSFAILSAIILLKNEHTRILSQLHSVNLGWIGVAFFLILLYWAFEAKSLHLFIKAYDADYAYKKVFKLVLSTQFFNGITPFSTGGQPFQIYALSKEPKFNVSYSTSLSTHNFIVYQIALVLLGFFTLIFGHFSYARVSMTNSAGMFTIVGFILNFIIIIALCTIALSSTASQCLMNFVLALIKPFSNEEKHKKRHKKWKSHIADFHNEIHYLLKNKRLFIFTILLNMMKLICFYTIAYFILLSLGIYPSSFFRIILASSYVMLITSIVPLPGASGGAEGGFFLIFGTFLVHHHIASVILIWRFITYYLGLIIGFITYTFFHGHRNYA, translated from the coding sequence ATGAAACACGTACTGAATAAAAAAAGAATAATCCCCGTAGTAAGTTTTGCCATACTTTCCGCAATTATTCTTCTAAAAAACGAGCATACACGTATCCTTTCCCAATTACACTCTGTAAACCTGGGATGGATTGGTGTTGCTTTTTTCTTAATTCTTTTATATTGGGCATTTGAGGCCAAGTCTTTGCATTTATTTATAAAAGCTTATGATGCTGATTATGCCTACAAAAAAGTTTTTAAATTGGTGCTTTCTACTCAGTTTTTTAATGGGATCACCCCTTTTTCTACTGGCGGTCAACCTTTTCAAATATATGCCTTAAGCAAAGAGCCCAAATTCAACGTAAGCTACAGTACCAGTCTATCCACCCATAACTTTATTGTTTATCAAATCGCTCTCGTTCTTCTTGGGTTTTTCACTTTGATTTTTGGTCACTTTAGCTATGCAAGAGTATCAATGACAAATTCTGCCGGGATGTTTACCATCGTTGGGTTTATTCTTAATTTTATAATTATTATCGCGTTGTGTACCATCGCCCTATCCTCAACCGCTTCCCAGTGTCTCATGAATTTTGTCCTTGCACTGATTAAACCTTTTTCAAACGAAGAGAAGCACAAAAAACGACATAAAAAATGGAAATCGCATATTGCTGATTTCCACAATGAAATACATTACTTATTAAAAAACAAACGTCTATTTATTTTTACTATCTTGCTAAACATGATGAAACTCATATGCTTTTACACTATTGCCTACTTTATTCTACTTTCGCTTGGAATTTATCCCTCCAGCTTTTTTAGAATTATTCTTGCAAGCTCTTATGTAATGCTCATTACATCCATCGTTCCTTTACCTGGTGCTTCCGGTGGTGCAGAAGGCGGCTTCTTTTTAATCTTTGGCACCTTCTTAGTACACCATCATATCGCATCCGTTATTCTAATATGGCGCTTTATCACTTATTACCTTGGTTTAATCATCGGTTTTATAACCTATACATTTTTCCATGGTCATAGGAACTACGCCTAA
- a CDS encoding glycosyltransferase — MNILLYSEGLHFIKHSGVGRAILHQKKALDLNDISHTSKLSDLDNCDVVHINTIGIQSYLLAKYAKYKGKKVVIHGHSTEEDFKNSFILSNRIAPLFKHVLRKMYNTGDVIITPTPYSKKLLQSYHLEPPIVNISNGIDLTHFSRRQFQHQSYSFRKTYGFSEDEKLILSVGLQIKRKGILDFIALARQMPDYTFVWCGTTPKALMTKAVKQAIKSAPTNVRFLGYVENMLAAYCEADVFLMLSYEETEGIVMLESLACELPIIVRDIPVYSDWLQDGLHCKKATSIPQFKQSLRSYFDGTLPIDLGAAYCVAKQRSLKTIGRTLSDTYSDILYEVSYETRTE, encoded by the coding sequence ATGAACATATTACTATATTCTGAAGGCTTACATTTCATCAAACACTCTGGAGTGGGTCGCGCCATTTTGCATCAAAAAAAAGCCTTAGATTTAAACGATATAAGCCATACATCAAAACTTAGTGATTTGGATAATTGTGATGTCGTACATATCAATACGATCGGAATCCAAAGCTATCTTCTTGCAAAGTACGCAAAGTATAAAGGAAAAAAGGTTGTCATTCACGGGCACAGCACAGAGGAAGATTTTAAGAATTCTTTTATTCTTTCTAACCGTATCGCGCCCTTATTTAAGCATGTCCTTCGCAAAATGTATAATACCGGAGATGTTATCATTACACCAACCCCTTATTCAAAGAAGCTATTGCAAAGTTACCATTTAGAACCGCCAATTGTAAATATTTCTAACGGTATCGATTTGACCCATTTTAGCCGTCGTCAATTTCAGCATCAATCCTATAGTTTTAGAAAAACTTATGGGTTTTCAGAGGATGAAAAACTTATTCTCTCCGTTGGATTGCAGATTAAGCGAAAAGGTATTCTCGATTTTATTGCTCTAGCTCGCCAGATGCCTGATTACACCTTCGTCTGGTGTGGTACTACTCCAAAAGCACTCATGACCAAAGCTGTTAAACAGGCGATAAAATCCGCACCTACAAATGTACGCTTTTTAGGCTATGTTGAGAATATGCTTGCAGCTTATTGTGAAGCTGATGTGTTCTTAATGCTTAGTTATGAAGAGACTGAAGGAATTGTAATGCTAGAATCTTTAGCCTGTGAGTTACCCATCATTGTGCGAGATATTCCGGTATATTCTGACTGGCTCCAGGATGGACTGCATTGTAAAAAAGCAACTTCGATACCACAGTTTAAGCAATCGCTTCGTTCCTATTTTGACGGTACTTTACCTATTGATCTAGGCGCCGCCTATTGTGTTGCCAAACAGCGCTCTCTTAAGACCATAGGTCGTACTCTTTCTGATACATATTCTGATATTTTATATGAGGTAAGCTATGAAACACGTACTGAATAA
- a CDS encoding glycosyltransferase family 4 protein yields MKIGLFTDCYLPQINGVVTSVLMLEEELTRLGHDVTIITVEVPGHIDERTNVIRIKSIPFHRWKEFRVAIPISAHKVSKIKQMDFDIIHTHTEFSIGLLGRHIAKILDIPNLHTYHTMYEDYTHYVNRLKYGHGMIKKFIKTGSKFYVRTYDGVIAPSNKTRNALIHYGVRNAIFVMPTGIDLSQFVPISQDAPELEVLRQKYGLTQEHNLLLTVGRLSEEKSHDMLIRQLPELVAQDSSIRVMFVGDGPDRAKLEKLCQKLHVSDHVIFTGKVPFNQIHLYYNLATLFVSCSKTETQGLTIIEAMACNIPVIVYDDTHVKDIVYHKKTGYVFTTEKQLLENIQHALSNPVIRNLMTHNAQIIVQSISKENYGKNIEKIYASIIKQPRLTAI; encoded by the coding sequence ATGAAAATTGGACTGTTTACCGATTGTTATCTACCACAAATCAATGGTGTTGTAACTTCCGTCCTAATGTTAGAAGAAGAGTTAACACGATTAGGACATGATGTCACAATTATCACCGTTGAAGTTCCCGGTCACATAGATGAACGCACTAATGTTATTCGCATCAAATCCATCCCTTTTCACCGATGGAAAGAATTTCGCGTGGCCATTCCCATTAGCGCGCACAAAGTATCCAAAATTAAACAAATGGATTTTGACATTATTCATACCCACACCGAGTTTAGTATTGGATTATTAGGACGACACATTGCAAAAATTCTTGATATACCCAATCTTCACACCTACCACACAATGTATGAAGATTATACCCACTATGTTAACCGCTTAAAGTATGGACACGGCATGATAAAAAAATTCATCAAAACCGGCAGCAAATTCTATGTCCGCACATATGATGGCGTCATTGCCCCTTCCAATAAGACACGTAACGCTCTTATTCATTATGGTGTACGTAACGCTATCTTCGTTATGCCTACCGGAATTGATTTGAGCCAATTTGTTCCTATAAGTCAAGATGCCCCTGAACTGGAGGTTTTGCGTCAAAAGTACGGATTGACTCAAGAGCATAACCTGCTATTAACCGTCGGACGGTTAAGCGAAGAAAAAAGTCACGACATGCTTATTCGTCAACTTCCAGAGCTTGTTGCACAAGATTCTTCAATCCGCGTTATGTTTGTAGGCGATGGTCCGGATCGCGCAAAACTGGAAAAACTTTGCCAAAAGCTTCACGTAAGCGATCATGTTATTTTTACCGGAAAAGTTCCGTTTAATCAAATACATCTATATTATAATTTAGCAACTCTATTTGTCAGTTGCTCCAAGACGGAAACTCAGGGGCTGACGATTATTGAAGCGATGGCCTGCAATATTCCGGTTATAGTATATGATGATACACATGTCAAAGATATTGTATACCACAAAAAAACCGGCTATGTGTTTACGACTGAAAAACAATTGTTAGAAAATATTCAGCATGCCTTGTCAAATCCGGTTATCCGTAACCTTATGACACACAATGCACAAATCATCGTTCAGTCGATTTCAAAGGAAAACTACGGAAAAAACATCGAAAAAATATATGCATCTATTATCAAGCAACCTAGATTAACCGCTATATAG
- a CDS encoding transporter substrate-binding domain-containing protein translates to MIKKISVLLLSVILLVGCGSDATKDAYGEKESTMEKDVIKVGMELQYPPFETKNAEGEADGVSVQLAYALGEYLGKDIEIVDTRYASLIPALETGSVDIIISSMTITPERLERVDFSDEYTSAPLMILAHVDSKVNGPEDLNDAEVKIAVKSGTVAEIWAKMNAADATLVNIEEEATAVLEVAQGKADAFIYDPLSIIRHNQNYPDTTKAILEPLPNTKGWGIAMRKGEDELKNKINAFLEEAKVDGTYEKIRQDYLQEEIAEFEEYGLDFFF, encoded by the coding sequence ATGATAAAGAAAATAAGTGTTTTATTATTAAGTGTGATATTATTGGTTGGCTGTGGATCGGATGCAACAAAAGATGCATATGGTGAAAAAGAGTCAACCATGGAAAAAGATGTAATTAAAGTAGGTATGGAACTTCAATACCCACCTTTTGAGACAAAAAATGCTGAAGGAGAAGCAGATGGCGTATCTGTTCAGTTGGCATATGCATTAGGAGAATATTTAGGTAAAGACATTGAAATTGTAGACACACGATATGCAAGTTTAATTCCTGCATTGGAGACAGGAAGTGTTGATATTATTATTTCTTCAATGACAATTACACCAGAGCGTCTGGAACGTGTTGATTTTTCTGATGAATACACATCGGCGCCTTTAATGATTTTGGCGCATGTAGATTCAAAAGTTAACGGTCCAGAGGACTTAAATGATGCAGAAGTAAAAATCGCTGTAAAATCAGGTACAGTAGCAGAAATTTGGGCTAAAATGAATGCGGCAGATGCTACCCTTGTAAATATTGAAGAGGAAGCAACGGCAGTATTAGAAGTGGCTCAAGGAAAAGCCGATGCGTTTATTTATGATCCATTATCCATTATCCGACATAATCAAAATTATCCGGATACAACTAAGGCAATTTTAGAACCACTTCCAAATACCAAAGGATGGGGAATTGCAATGCGAAAAGGCGAAGATGAACTTAAGAATAAAATCAATGCATTTTTAGAAGAAGCTAAGGTTGATGGAACATATGAAAAGATACGTCAAGACTATTTGCAAGAAGAAATTGCAGAATTTGAAGAATATGGATTGGACTTTTTCTTCTAA
- a CDS encoding amino acid ABC transporter permease, producing MIKNNKTVNFMIALCLYLGLFYFVTTQTIGGSLDFAPYYTYRKVIFSGWLRTIEVSVLGVLLSLMVGLILYFMNESNILAIKYVAVIHKTIIFGTPLLVIAIVSYYYIGNAFSIDSKLFVGVVTLGLYIGAYISDIYKGAIESIHINQWQTAKMFGFTKVQTYRYVIFPQVLKSILPPLAGQFALTIKGSALLSYMALNEFFNEINVVQSNTFRFAEGFIVVSIGYWIITVPLIVFVRKLEERLHVRIIK from the coding sequence ATGATAAAAAACAATAAAACAGTAAACTTCATGATAGCTTTATGTCTGTATTTAGGATTGTTTTACTTTGTGACAACACAAACAATAGGGGGGAGCCTTGACTTTGCCCCTTACTATACTTATAGAAAAGTAATATTTAGCGGGTGGCTTCGTACCATTGAAGTTAGCGTGCTGGGCGTACTCTTATCGTTAATGGTTGGATTGATTTTATATTTTATGAATGAGTCGAATATCTTAGCTATAAAATATGTAGCTGTTATTCATAAGACCATTATCTTTGGAACGCCTTTACTTGTGATTGCCATTGTATCTTATTATTATATTGGCAATGCGTTTTCGATTGATTCAAAATTGTTTGTAGGCGTTGTAACATTAGGATTATATATCGGAGCATATATTTCAGATATTTATAAAGGGGCCATTGAATCTATTCATATTAATCAGTGGCAGACAGCGAAAATGTTTGGGTTTACAAAAGTCCAAACTTATCGTTATGTCATTTTTCCACAAGTACTTAAGAGTATATTGCCTCCACTTGCAGGACAATTTGCGCTAACGATAAAAGGGAGTGCGTTATTGTCATACATGGCATTAAATGAATTCTTCAATGAAATAAATGTGGTTCAGTCAAACACATTCCGTTTTGCAGAAGGATTTATTGTTGTATCCATAGGGTATTGGATTATAACGGTGCCGTTAATTGTTTTTGTACGTAAATTGGAGGAAAGACTTCACGTGCGAATTATTAAATAG
- a CDS encoding ATP-binding cassette domain-containing protein: MKLKLDHVNKFYDNVKILDNLELSMDDIKVLALIGPSGSGKSTLLRLIAGLETFEGGNIELNNQSIGTVNLEEYRKHIGFVFQDHNLFNHLSVIDNICLVMEKVHRRKPSEAKKEVEVLLDRFGLIDHKDKHPHQISGGQSQRVSIVRALAIQPEVILLDEPTSSLDPVLTYEVLQSIETLVQDNKDVILVTHEIGFAKEIADYIIYMEEGHIIEHGNANILEKPQSQELKVFLDKVLTFH; this comes from the coding sequence ATGAAATTAAAACTCGATCATGTGAATAAGTTTTATGATAATGTAAAAATCTTGGATAACCTTGAATTATCCATGGACGATATAAAGGTGCTTGCACTCATTGGACCTTCAGGCAGTGGAAAGTCGACACTGCTACGTTTGATTGCTGGACTAGAAACCTTTGAAGGTGGCAATATAGAATTAAATAATCAGTCAATTGGTACGGTGAATTTAGAAGAATATCGTAAACATATTGGTTTTGTATTTCAAGACCATAATTTGTTTAATCATTTATCGGTCATTGACAACATTTGTCTGGTGATGGAAAAAGTCCATCGCCGCAAACCTTCAGAAGCAAAAAAAGAAGTCGAAGTTCTATTGGATAGATTTGGTTTGATTGATCATAAGGATAAGCATCCGCATCAAATCAGCGGGGGACAATCCCAACGTGTATCTATTGTTAGAGCACTGGCTATACAACCAGAAGTTATCTTATTAGATGAACCGACATCAAGTCTGGACCCGGTACTTACATATGAAGTTTTACAGTCGATAGAGACGTTGGTTCAAGACAATAAAGATGTGATTTTAGTTACCCATGAGATTGGATTTGCTAAAGAAATAGCCGATTATATTATCTATATGGAAGAGGGACATATTATTGAGCATGGCAATGCTAATATTCTAGAAAAGCCCCAGTCTCAAGAACTTAAAGTTTTTTTAGATAAGGTACTCACATTTCATTAA
- a CDS encoding DUF3783 domain-containing protein — protein sequence MSFSKMDLEDRKRPQGRNAILVYGYDQQGVEALDTIREHAGIDELIYIDQSKAEQHIEEIIAVEEETCEHKLMAHEDQVIVFNSTSQYEINAFITKLFKEAPARPIVAMVTPTSIKWRFADLVEELKREKEALKS from the coding sequence ATGTCATTTAGTAAAATGGATTTAGAAGACCGAAAACGCCCTCAAGGACGTAATGCGATACTCGTCTATGGTTATGACCAACAAGGTGTGGAGGCGTTAGATACAATTCGTGAACATGCAGGAATTGATGAATTGATTTATATCGATCAATCAAAAGCAGAGCAGCATATAGAAGAAATTATAGCAGTAGAAGAAGAGACTTGTGAGCATAAGCTTATGGCTCATGAGGACCAGGTGATTGTGTTTAACAGCACAAGCCAATATGAAATTAATGCCTTTATTACAAAACTATTTAAAGAGGCACCTGCTAGACCCATTGTAGCTATGGTAACGCCAACAAGCATCAAATGGCGTTTTGCTGATTTGGTTGAAGAATTAAAACGGGAAAAAGAGGCGTTGAAGTCATGA
- a CDS encoding DUF5698 domain-containing protein — MNILSEPIYVYLLIFVVKIIEVTMATIRIVLVTKGERIKGAMIGLIEVVIWALLVSKVLDNLTEDPFKLVVYALGFAIGTFSGSFFEQKLGFGSVRIEVIVKETSGKTLAKALRSKGFAVTELVGQGMNHSRSVLVMHIKRKRSAEAIEVIKALEYNAVITVNDVKPVYGGYGLLKK, encoded by the coding sequence ATGAATATATTGAGTGAACCTATTTATGTGTATTTACTGATTTTTGTAGTTAAGATTATTGAAGTAACGATGGCAACGATACGAATCGTTCTTGTTACCAAAGGAGAACGAATAAAAGGAGCCATGATTGGACTTATTGAAGTTGTTATTTGGGCATTGCTTGTGTCCAAAGTTTTAGATAATTTAACGGAAGATCCTTTTAAATTAGTAGTGTATGCATTAGGGTTTGCTATTGGAACGTTTTCAGGTTCGTTTTTTGAACAAAAACTCGGATTTGGAAGCGTTCGAATTGAAGTTATTGTTAAAGAAACTTCAGGGAAAACACTGGCTAAAGCCTTGCGTTCAAAAGGATTTGCGGTGACAGAACTTGTGGGTCAAGGTATGAACCACTCGCGATCGGTCTTGGTTATGCATATTAAACGTAAGCGATCGGCAGAGGCCATCGAAGTTATTAAAGCATTGGAATATAATGCAGTCATTACAGTGAATGATGTTAAGCCCGTCTATGGAGGCTATGGACTCCTCAAAAAATAA
- a CDS encoding ATP-binding cassette domain-containing protein, translating into MTYDIQFEDLKIQFGERIVVEAFDLKVKSGEKILITGKSGTGKSSLIKALLGFIEYQGGKIFVQGHAIEGKDFREVRNQFAYVNQDVTLRKGKVKDYLLAMGNYRHNTLDFSGEYLLDQELMEYFEFDPHYIYKNTEELSGGERQRLGIILAIMLKRPIFLLDEVTSGLDKQLKKKTVEFFMKCPETVLAISHDQIWEEQATFRKVAWK; encoded by the coding sequence ATGACGTATGATATACAGTTTGAAGATCTAAAAATTCAGTTTGGTGAGAGAATTGTTGTTGAAGCTTTTGACCTCAAGGTAAAAAGTGGAGAAAAAATATTGATCACCGGAAAATCAGGTACAGGTAAATCTAGCTTAATTAAGGCATTGCTAGGATTTATTGAGTATCAAGGCGGAAAAATATTTGTACAAGGGCATGCCATTGAAGGTAAAGACTTTAGAGAAGTGCGCAATCAATTTGCCTATGTTAATCAAGATGTGACCTTACGTAAGGGAAAAGTAAAAGACTATTTGCTTGCGATGGGGAATTATCGCCACAATACACTGGATTTTTCAGGAGAATATCTGTTAGATCAAGAGCTGATGGAGTACTTTGAGTTCGACCCGCACTATATCTATAAAAATACAGAAGAACTGTCCGGTGGAGAACGTCAGCGGTTGGGAATCATATTGGCGATTATGTTAAAACGCCCGATATTCCTACTCGATGAAGTGACGTCGGGCTTGGATAAACAATTAAAGAAAAAGACAGTAGAATTCTTTATGAAGTGCCCTGAAACGGTTTTGGCGATTAGCCATGATCAAATTTGGGAAGAACAAGCAACGTTTAGAAAGGTGGCGTGGAAATAA
- a CDS encoding ABC transporter permease yields MGVASIEVLNLAFLIILVVPIFMINRTIGIVQTKKIVIAIMRMVIQLSIVGIYLQYIFDLNNIGLNIAYIVVMMVVATISIGGSIPIKRSISFVPVLVSLFIPNIFMLLFFNGVVIQINQIFDAKYIITIGGMLLGNGLSGNIIGLSTFYNGLIKNEDVYQYDLMLGATKFEALKPYFKEAVLVSINPTIASIATIGLVSLPGMMTGQILGGTIPIEAIRYQIAIMVAIFITKYFNIYLAIILSAKNMFNSKCQLKKQFLKEEVQS; encoded by the coding sequence ATGGGGGTTGCATCCATTGAAGTATTGAATTTAGCCTTTCTCATTATTTTGGTTGTCCCAATTTTTATGATTAATCGAACGATTGGCATAGTTCAAACAAAAAAAATAGTTATTGCAATTATGCGCATGGTCATTCAACTATCTATTGTTGGTATATATTTACAATACATTTTTGACCTAAATAATATTGGGTTGAATATTGCCTATATTGTTGTTATGATGGTAGTGGCAACAATCTCTATTGGGGGTTCTATTCCAATTAAACGCTCGATATCTTTTGTTCCGGTTTTGGTGTCATTATTTATACCGAATATATTTATGTTGCTTTTTTTTAATGGTGTTGTTATACAGATTAATCAAATCTTTGACGCCAAGTACATTATTACGATTGGTGGCATGTTATTAGGTAACGGTCTTAGTGGCAATATTATAGGGCTGTCGACATTTTACAATGGATTAATAAAAAATGAAGATGTCTATCAATATGACCTCATGCTGGGTGCGACAAAGTTTGAAGCATTAAAGCCCTATTTTAAGGAAGCGGTTTTAGTGTCGATTAATCCGACAATTGCATCGATTGCAACGATTGGTTTAGTTTCTTTGCCGGGGATGATGACGGGTCAAATTCTTGGAGGAACCATACCCATTGAAGCAATCCGATATCAAATCGCCATTATGGTAGCTATTTTTATTACAAAATATTTTAATATATATTTAGCCATTATTTTGTCGGCAAAGAATATGTTTAACAGCAAGTGTCAATTAAAAAAACAATTTTTAAAAGAGGAGGTACAATCGTGA